The following proteins are encoded in a genomic region of Nitratireductor sp. GISD-1A_MAKvit:
- the ffh gene encoding signal recognition particle protein — protein sequence MFESLQERLGSILNGLTGRGALSEADVSAALREVRRALIEADVALDVVRSFTDRVREKAVGAEVLKSIKPGQMVVKIVHDELIEMLGTEGETIDLNAPAPVVIMMVGLQGSGKTTTTGKIAKRLTEKQGKKVLMASLDTRRPAAQEQLKQIGEQTGVATLPIIAGQTPVEIAKRATQAAKLGGHDVVILDTAGRTHIDEPLMVEMADIKSASNPHEILLVADSLTGQDAVNLANNFNDRVGITGLVLTRMDGDGRGGAALSMRAVTGKPIKLIGVGEKMDALEEFYPKRIADRILGMGDIVSLVEKASETIDAEKAAAMAKKMQAGKFDLNDLAEQLRQMQNMGGMGGIMGMMPGMGKMKDQMAAAGLDDKMFGRQIAIIQSMTPKERSNPELLKHSRKKRIAAGSGTDSAQINKLLKMHRQMADMMKAMGGKGRKGGMMRGLMGGMAQKMGLGGMPGGMGGGMPDLSKMDPKQLEALQKQAEAAGLGGGLPKGGLPKGLPGMPGGGGLPGLPGGLPGLPKKK from the coding sequence ATGTTTGAATCGCTTCAGGAACGCCTTGGTTCCATCCTGAATGGCCTGACGGGCCGCGGTGCGCTGTCGGAGGCGGATGTCTCTGCAGCACTGCGCGAGGTGCGTCGTGCGCTGATCGAGGCGGATGTGGCGCTCGATGTGGTGCGTTCCTTCACGGATCGCGTGCGCGAAAAGGCTGTCGGCGCCGAAGTCCTCAAGTCGATCAAGCCCGGTCAGATGGTCGTCAAGATCGTCCACGACGAGCTCATCGAGATGCTGGGCACCGAGGGCGAGACGATCGACCTCAACGCGCCAGCGCCCGTTGTCATCATGATGGTCGGTCTGCAGGGGTCCGGTAAAACCACCACGACCGGCAAGATCGCCAAGCGCCTGACCGAAAAGCAGGGCAAGAAGGTGCTGATGGCGTCGCTCGACACGCGCCGCCCCGCCGCCCAGGAACAGCTCAAGCAGATCGGCGAGCAGACCGGCGTCGCCACGCTGCCGATTATCGCTGGACAGACGCCGGTCGAGATCGCCAAGCGCGCCACGCAGGCCGCGAAACTTGGCGGACACGATGTCGTGATTCTCGACACCGCCGGCCGTACGCATATCGACGAGCCGCTGATGGTCGAGATGGCCGACATCAAGAGCGCGTCGAACCCACACGAAATCCTGCTTGTGGCCGACTCGCTCACCGGTCAGGATGCCGTCAATCTCGCCAACAACTTCAATGACCGTGTCGGCATCACCGGCCTCGTTCTGACCCGTATGGACGGTGACGGGCGTGGTGGTGCGGCGCTTTCCATGCGTGCGGTCACCGGCAAGCCGATCAAGCTGATCGGTGTTGGCGAAAAGATGGATGCGCTCGAGGAGTTCTATCCGAAGCGCATCGCCGACCGCATTCTGGGCATGGGCGATATCGTTTCGCTGGTCGAGAAAGCCTCCGAGACCATCGACGCGGAAAAGGCCGCGGCGATGGCCAAGAAGATGCAGGCCGGCAAGTTCGACCTGAACGACCTCGCCGAGCAGCTGCGTCAGATGCAGAACATGGGTGGCATGGGCGGCATCATGGGAATGATGCCCGGCATGGGCAAGATGAAGGACCAGATGGCTGCCGCCGGTCTCGATGACAAGATGTTCGGTCGCCAGATCGCCATTATCCAGTCGATGACCCCGAAAGAGCGTTCCAATCCGGAACTGCTCAAGCACAGCCGCAAGAAGCGGATTGCAGCCGGTTCGGGCACGGATTCCGCGCAGATCAACAAGCTCCTGAAAATGCATCGCCAGATGGCCGACATGATGAAGGCCATGGGCGGCAAGGGTCGCAAGGGCGGCATGATGCGTGGCCTGATGGGCGGCATGGCGCAGAAGATGGGGCTCGGTGGCATGCCGGGTGGCATGGGCGGCGGCATGCCAGACCTTTCGAAGATGGATCCCAAGCAGCTTGAAGCTTTGCAGAAGCAGGCTGAAGCCGCAGGCCTTGGCGGTGGTCTGCCCAAGGGCGGTCTTCCAAAAGGTTTGCCGGGAATGCCGGGCGGTGGTGGCTTGCCGGGTTTACCCGGCGGTCTGCCCGGTCTGCCCAAGAAAAAGTAA